A genomic region of Rhodococcus pyridinivorans contains the following coding sequences:
- a CDS encoding aromatic-ring-hydroxylating dioxygenase subunit beta: MSMNDFQRIGRVQADYSRCIDEGPLERWPDFFVEDCMYRITTAQNYSEGLPAGLVWANTRRMLVDRVSALREANIYERHTYRHILGQPLVLDENGDGIHAETSFLVVRVMRDGQSDIFTSGRYVDRYVEVDGQLKIAERVVVCDSTNIDTLLALPL, from the coding sequence ATGAGCATGAACGACTTCCAGCGAATCGGCCGTGTGCAGGCCGACTACTCCCGTTGCATCGACGAGGGCCCGCTCGAGCGTTGGCCGGACTTTTTCGTCGAGGACTGCATGTACCGGATCACCACCGCGCAGAACTACAGCGAGGGCCTGCCCGCAGGACTGGTATGGGCCAACACTCGCCGCATGCTCGTCGACCGCGTATCGGCACTGCGCGAAGCCAACATCTACGAGCGACACACCTACCGTCATATCCTGGGCCAGCCCCTGGTGCTGGACGAGAACGGCGACGGTATCCATGCCGAAACCAGCTTCCTGGTGGTGCGGGTGATGCGTGACGGCCAATCCGACATCTTCACCAGCGGGCGATATGTCGACCGGTACGTGGAGGTCGACGGTCAGTTGAAGATTGCCGAACGGGTCGTGGTGTGCGACAGCACCAACATCGATACCTTGCTGGCGCTCCCACTATGA
- a CDS encoding PdxA family dehydrogenase yields MAAQEHPAFNPVLVGDRHVIESLAHQGGMTLRETVDGHRAPLAGVVDILPVDSLPPGAFAPGRVSAEAGTATVAYLERAVRCLQGGGARGIVACPHSETAINAAGISFNGYPGMLAELVGARRDEVFLMLVGAGLRIVHATLHESLKDALGRLTPELVYRAAHAVVQTLQDQGIASPRIGVFGINPHAGEGGLFGDDDLRVTAPAVERLRAAGIDACGPVGADLMLGDTSFDAFVAMYHDQGHIPVKLLAGRTAAAMTIGAGVRFSSVGHGAGFDIAGKGTADADAVVAAVRLVGATAGASSHVTAGVTS; encoded by the coding sequence GTGGCAGCACAGGAACATCCCGCATTCAATCCGGTCCTGGTGGGCGATCGACATGTCATCGAATCGCTCGCCCACCAGGGCGGCATGACGCTCCGCGAGACGGTCGACGGCCACCGCGCACCCCTCGCCGGTGTGGTCGACATCCTCCCCGTCGACTCGTTGCCCCCCGGAGCGTTCGCTCCGGGCCGGGTGAGCGCAGAAGCCGGGACGGCGACCGTGGCGTACCTCGAACGCGCGGTGCGCTGCCTGCAGGGCGGTGGAGCCCGCGGCATCGTCGCGTGCCCGCACTCGGAAACCGCGATCAACGCCGCCGGTATCTCTTTCAACGGATATCCAGGCATGCTGGCCGAACTCGTCGGCGCGCGACGGGACGAGGTTTTCCTGATGCTCGTCGGTGCCGGCCTGCGCATCGTGCACGCCACCTTGCACGAATCATTGAAAGATGCGCTCGGGCGCCTCACACCGGAGCTGGTGTACAGGGCAGCGCACGCTGTGGTGCAGACCCTTCAGGACCAGGGCATCGCGTCCCCGCGTATCGGCGTGTTCGGTATCAATCCGCATGCCGGAGAAGGCGGCCTGTTCGGCGACGACGATCTGCGGGTGACAGCGCCTGCGGTCGAGCGGCTGCGCGCCGCAGGGATCGACGCCTGCGGACCGGTCGGAGCCGACCTCATGCTCGGCGATACCAGCTTCGACGCGTTCGTCGCCATGTACCACGACCAGGGCCATATTCCCGTCAAACTCCTCGCCGGACGCACCGCAGCCGCGATGACGATCGGCGCCGGCGTGCGGTTCTCCAGTGTCGGGCACGGCGCCGGGTTCGACATCGCCGGCAAGGGAACAGCCGATGCGGACGCCGTTGTCGCGGCGGTGCGGCTGGTCGGCGCCACCGCCGGCGCCTCATCACACGTAACCGCAGGAGTCACGTCATGA
- a CDS encoding 2Fe-2S iron-sulfur cluster-binding protein: protein MTYQVTVTGSDINFPCEPDESVLDAAERAGYAIPYSCRKGVCSSCEGALDAGSLAVRGRGTAQGPENGVLFCQAQPTTDVDITPKRITERDKVVRKQLTAKVHRITRPTPDVAVVQLRLPTGVRAKFAAGQYLKVFLDDGDSRNYSMANPPHENDGVQLHIRHVQGGRFSEEVLRTLEKGSKLRIELPYGEFSLNPDSDRPVIFVASGTGFAPVKSIVEDHLKRGGERSLHLYWGARRQEDIYLPELPEKWPSVSDRVCFTPVLSHPAEDWTGRTGLVHRAVLEDYADLSGHEVYACGSPAMTSAAREDFVHEAGLAPDNFYCDAFVPSGDLVVTA, encoded by the coding sequence ATGACCTACCAGGTAACCGTCACGGGATCGGACATCAATTTTCCGTGCGAGCCCGACGAGAGTGTGCTCGACGCGGCGGAACGCGCGGGATACGCGATCCCGTACTCGTGCCGCAAAGGCGTGTGTTCGAGTTGTGAAGGTGCGCTCGATGCCGGCAGCCTCGCGGTGCGCGGCCGGGGAACGGCGCAAGGCCCCGAAAACGGAGTGCTGTTCTGTCAGGCGCAGCCCACCACGGACGTCGACATCACACCGAAGCGGATCACCGAACGAGACAAGGTGGTACGTAAGCAACTCACCGCGAAGGTCCACCGAATCACTCGCCCGACACCCGATGTCGCGGTCGTGCAGCTGCGTCTGCCCACCGGAGTGCGTGCGAAGTTCGCCGCGGGTCAGTACCTCAAGGTTTTTCTCGACGACGGGGACAGCCGCAACTATTCGATGGCGAATCCGCCGCACGAGAACGACGGAGTGCAACTGCACATTCGTCACGTGCAGGGGGGACGATTCTCCGAGGAGGTGCTTCGCACGCTCGAGAAGGGAAGCAAACTGAGAATCGAGCTGCCCTACGGCGAGTTCTCGTTGAACCCCGACTCGGACAGGCCCGTCATCTTCGTCGCCAGCGGCACCGGCTTCGCCCCGGTGAAGTCGATCGTCGAGGACCACCTCAAACGCGGGGGAGAGCGGTCGTTGCATCTCTACTGGGGTGCACGACGGCAAGAGGACATCTACCTGCCCGAGTTGCCCGAGAAGTGGCCCTCGGTTTCGGATCGGGTTTGCTTCACTCCGGTCCTGTCGCATCCCGCCGAGGACTGGACCGGTCGCACCGGTCTCGTTCATCGAGCCGTGCTCGAGGATTATGCAGACCTCAGCGGCCACGAGGTCTATGCATGCGGAAGTCCCGCAATGACCTCGGCGGCACGCGAGGATTTCGTCCACGAGGCCGGTTTGGCACCGGACAACTTCTACTGCGACGCCTTCGTACCGTCGGGCGATCTTGTTGTCACCGCGTGA
- a CDS encoding MFS transporter: MSIAPSRVTLPDFIDSRPVSRYQYIVIGLCGLVMFIDGFDTQSISYMAPHIAEEWGLSKQVLGPIFSAALAGLMVGYLALSPLSERFGHRRMIIASTVLFALGTLAAAWSQNVTELMALRFITGMGLGAAAPSAIALTGEYSPKRLRATFVLAIYCGFSLGFVAAGLVSGWLIPIFGWRSVLVVGAVAPLLLLPALLRFLPDSLTLMINKGAEPKRVRSILRRIDPGLAAGSDFTYEAEKQPDEQRTALRNLFTRDRVLGTLLLWLVFVINLGEFYALQSWLPSIMTSLDYDMGTVVTATTLTTVGGIAAAFVTGPCMDRLGAYLTLGTVYIVGFAFVALTGLALSAPLWVLLTANFFAGVCISGGQKSLIALSAVFYPTSMRSTGVGWALGVGRIGGIVGPIVVGAALGMGWSASAVFYAMSIPMLVAGVAVLLLGRWVRSDKHPDRAVAESQSLAHK, translated from the coding sequence ATGTCCATCGCACCATCGCGCGTGACACTGCCGGATTTCATCGATTCGCGGCCGGTGAGTCGATACCAGTACATCGTGATCGGCCTGTGTGGGTTGGTCATGTTCATCGACGGCTTCGACACCCAGAGCATCAGCTACATGGCGCCCCACATCGCCGAGGAGTGGGGTCTGTCGAAACAAGTGCTCGGGCCCATCTTCTCTGCCGCTCTCGCCGGTCTGATGGTCGGCTATCTGGCGCTCTCGCCGCTGTCCGAGCGGTTCGGTCACCGCCGGATGATTATTGCGAGCACAGTCCTCTTCGCGCTCGGCACGTTGGCCGCGGCCTGGTCGCAGAACGTCACCGAGCTGATGGCGTTGCGTTTCATCACCGGAATGGGACTCGGTGCTGCTGCGCCCAGTGCCATCGCGCTGACGGGCGAATACAGCCCCAAGCGTCTTCGAGCGACCTTCGTCCTGGCGATCTACTGCGGTTTCTCCCTCGGTTTCGTCGCGGCAGGGTTGGTCTCCGGTTGGCTGATCCCGATCTTCGGCTGGCGCTCGGTGCTCGTCGTCGGCGCAGTAGCACCGCTTCTGCTGCTCCCGGCATTGCTGCGCTTTCTGCCGGACTCGCTCACCTTGATGATCAACAAAGGTGCCGAACCCAAGCGGGTCAGGTCGATCCTGCGCAGGATCGATCCCGGTCTCGCCGCCGGCTCCGACTTCACCTACGAGGCAGAGAAGCAGCCTGACGAACAGCGCACTGCACTGAGGAACCTGTTCACCCGTGACCGGGTGTTGGGCACGCTGCTGCTGTGGTTGGTCTTCGTCATCAATCTCGGTGAGTTCTACGCACTGCAGAGCTGGCTACCGTCGATCATGACGAGCCTGGACTACGACATGGGTACGGTGGTCACCGCTACGACCCTGACGACTGTCGGCGGCATCGCTGCGGCGTTTGTCACCGGGCCGTGTATGGACCGACTCGGTGCGTATCTCACCCTCGGAACGGTGTACATCGTCGGATTCGCGTTCGTCGCATTGACCGGTCTTGCTTTGAGTGCGCCGTTGTGGGTCCTGCTGACTGCCAACTTCTTTGCGGGTGTGTGTATCAGCGGCGGACAGAAGAGCTTGATCGCCTTGTCTGCGGTGTTCTATCCGACATCGATGCGTTCGACCGGTGTCGGTTGGGCATTGGGTGTGGGCCGCATCGGTGGAATTGTCGGGCCGATCGTGGTCGGAGCGGCTCTCGGGATGGGGTGGTCCGCCAGTGCAGTGTTCTATGCGATGTCGATTCCCATGCTCGTGGCCGGCGTGGCGGTACTGCTCCTGGGTCGATGGGTCCGGAGCGACAAACACCCCGACCGTGCGGTGGCGGAAAGTCAGTCGCTGGCGCACAAGTAG
- a CDS encoding nucleoside hydrolase, producing the protein MGENSISGDPVFYVDCDPGIDDALALIYLIKCHADLRGIGAVAGNVAVDQAAENARRWLALTGRPDIPVAVGRQEPMTGEFWGGAQWIHGPNGFAGLDLPPSQTPTDHMAAAERLVATAHEIGSRLHIIALGPLTNIAVALAIDETLPETVGAITIMGGAHLVPGNVSPHAEANIFADPVAASQVFSAPWRNLTLVPLDITNNHSLSRADVDLLQTASTDPAVQLAATMLAYYLDRHPEFDHSKCLLHDPLAAAIALGSVSLNESPSCTISVETDGEHRGRTLVTFDEDASPDTSASRHRIALSATADFGPLLMSALLPNAQTLREPDAQIISLPSCP; encoded by the coding sequence ATGGGAGAAAATTCAATCAGTGGGGACCCCGTCTTCTACGTCGATTGTGATCCGGGAATCGATGATGCACTGGCGTTGATATACCTCATCAAATGCCATGCCGATCTGCGTGGCATCGGAGCAGTTGCCGGCAATGTCGCCGTGGACCAGGCCGCAGAGAACGCGCGTCGCTGGCTCGCGCTGACCGGCCGCCCCGATATCCCGGTCGCAGTAGGAAGACAGGAACCGATGACCGGGGAGTTTTGGGGAGGTGCTCAATGGATCCACGGACCCAACGGGTTCGCCGGCCTGGACTTACCTCCGTCCCAAACGCCCACGGACCATATGGCCGCCGCAGAACGGCTGGTCGCAACGGCTCACGAGATCGGGTCCCGGCTTCACATCATCGCTCTCGGCCCACTGACGAACATCGCGGTCGCACTGGCGATCGACGAAACCCTCCCAGAAACTGTCGGTGCCATCACCATCATGGGCGGCGCTCACCTCGTTCCCGGCAATGTCTCCCCCCACGCCGAGGCCAACATCTTCGCCGACCCCGTCGCCGCATCGCAAGTGTTCTCTGCCCCCTGGCGGAATCTCACGCTGGTACCGCTCGACATCACGAATAATCACAGTCTTTCCCGAGCCGACGTGGACCTGCTGCAGACCGCATCCACCGATCCGGCAGTCCAACTCGCTGCAACGATGCTCGCCTACTATCTCGACCGACACCCGGAGTTCGACCACTCCAAATGCCTGTTGCACGACCCCCTTGCCGCAGCGATTGCCCTCGGTTCGGTCAGCTTGAACGAGTCCCCCTCATGCACGATTTCGGTAGAAACCGACGGTGAGCATCGTGGCCGCACGCTCGTGACCTTCGACGAGGACGCATCACCGGACACGTCGGCATCGCGGCACCGCATCGCCTTGTCCGCGACTGCCGATTTCGGCCCCCTTCTCATGAGCGCCCTGCTCCCGAATGCCCAGACACTTCGGGAGCCTGACGCACAGATCATCTCTTTGCCCAGTTGCCCATAA
- a CDS encoding LysR family transcriptional regulator: MWDSFDEGDSEAECEHSLRYADPNPESAGLPDAVPAMTAITPRVRRVRPIPIRPGSIGNDYWSPGVVLAIFGNMQPQLDLRLLSYFVAVAEELHFGRAAARLHIAQPSLSVQIRKLEQNLGAVLLLRSSRHVELTPAGQILLDESRRLLANAERAVNLTREAAHGVSTRKLVIGFQGNAAAELTPHILSTFQSLHPGIQVQMHSYDFSDPYVGLADGSSDVAFVRPPLLMQDWLGMEALFVEPRVMVVSANHPLAQLPEVSVEQVTNEFFVARKAPENWRNYWLATESRQGEPVRVGADVATVDECFEAILAERGVAFSQASTQRFYSRPSLAFVPVTDIPPTALSIAWRTDVASKPVQDFIDTARAVASLHTVPGAWSTRPHNSITEGAHRTTG; encoded by the coding sequence ATGTGGGATTCCTTCGATGAGGGAGACAGCGAGGCCGAGTGCGAGCACTCGCTCCGGTATGCCGACCCGAATCCGGAAAGTGCTGGCCTCCCGGATGCCGTGCCGGCCATGACAGCCATCACACCTCGTGTCCGCCGGGTGCGTCCAATACCTATCCGGCCCGGATCGATAGGCAATGACTACTGGTCTCCCGGGGTGGTGTTGGCTATCTTCGGAAACATGCAACCCCAGCTCGACCTGCGACTTCTGTCCTATTTTGTGGCAGTTGCGGAAGAGTTGCACTTCGGGCGCGCAGCCGCCCGTCTGCACATCGCTCAGCCCTCATTGAGCGTGCAGATCCGCAAACTCGAGCAGAACCTCGGCGCGGTGCTGCTGCTGCGCAGCAGCAGGCATGTCGAACTGACCCCTGCCGGCCAGATCCTGCTCGACGAAAGCCGCCGGTTGCTGGCGAACGCCGAACGAGCCGTCAACCTCACCCGCGAAGCCGCCCACGGCGTCAGTACCCGCAAGTTGGTCATCGGCTTCCAAGGCAACGCAGCTGCCGAGCTCACACCGCACATTCTCAGTACGTTCCAGTCGCTGCATCCGGGCATCCAGGTGCAGATGCATTCCTACGATTTCTCCGACCCGTATGTCGGGTTGGCCGACGGATCCTCCGATGTCGCCTTCGTCCGGCCCCCGCTGTTGATGCAGGACTGGCTGGGCATGGAAGCCCTGTTCGTCGAACCCCGGGTGATGGTCGTGTCCGCGAATCATCCGCTCGCCCAGTTGCCCGAGGTGAGCGTCGAACAGGTCACCAACGAGTTCTTCGTCGCACGCAAAGCCCCCGAGAACTGGCGAAACTACTGGCTGGCCACAGAATCGCGCCAAGGCGAACCGGTGCGGGTCGGCGCAGACGTCGCCACCGTCGACGAATGCTTCGAAGCGATCCTCGCCGAGCGCGGCGTGGCATTCTCACAAGCCTCGACGCAACGCTTCTACAGCAGACCGAGCCTGGCATTCGTGCCGGTGACCGACATCCCGCCCACGGCGCTGTCCATCGCCTGGCGCACGGATGTCGCGTCCAAACCCGTACAGGATTTCATCGACACAGCACGCGCTGTGGCCTCGCTCCACACCGTGCCCGGAGCATGGTCCACCCGGCCTCACAACTCGATCACCGAAGGTGCCCACCGCACGACAGGCTGA
- a CDS encoding alpha/beta fold hydrolase, translating to MSKISPVTGHYVDVDVDGLLYKVFYLENGTGQPLVCQHTAGCHNHQWRGLLEDEEITANYRVIAYDLPRHGKSDPPENTEWWTEEYQLSADHFANFIVALCDALELENPIFMGSSFGGNIALQLALRHPDRFAGVIPVEGADYSPGFYLDWWQHPHANAAQVCASGVWDLMAPQSPEADRWKTWFYYSQGSESFRGDLHFYSVDHDLRGKLADIDGDRCPVVMLTGDYDYLTTPEDSARTAAQIPNAEFIEMKEIGHFPMSENHTVFRGYLIRALETLQDKARKSITTS from the coding sequence ATGAGCAAGATTTCCCCGGTCACCGGCCACTACGTCGACGTCGACGTCGACGGACTGCTGTATAAGGTCTTCTACCTCGAGAACGGCACCGGCCAGCCGCTGGTGTGCCAGCACACCGCCGGCTGCCACAACCACCAGTGGCGCGGTCTGCTCGAAGACGAGGAGATCACCGCCAACTACCGTGTCATCGCCTACGACCTGCCGCGGCACGGCAAGTCCGATCCGCCGGAGAACACCGAATGGTGGACCGAGGAGTACCAGCTTTCCGCGGACCACTTCGCCAATTTCATCGTGGCGTTGTGCGACGCGCTCGAACTGGAGAACCCGATCTTCATGGGATCCTCGTTCGGTGGGAACATCGCCCTGCAGCTTGCGCTTCGGCACCCTGACCGCTTCGCCGGCGTCATCCCTGTCGAGGGTGCGGACTATTCGCCGGGCTTCTACCTCGACTGGTGGCAGCACCCCCACGCCAACGCGGCACAGGTCTGCGCGAGCGGCGTGTGGGACCTGATGGCACCTCAGTCGCCGGAGGCGGATCGCTGGAAGACCTGGTTCTACTACAGCCAGGGTTCCGAGTCCTTCCGCGGTGACCTGCACTTCTACTCGGTCGATCACGACCTGCGCGGAAAGCTCGCGGACATCGACGGTGACCGGTGCCCGGTTGTGATGCTGACCGGTGACTACGACTACCTCACCACCCCCGAGGACAGCGCCCGGACCGCGGCGCAGATCCCGAACGCCGAGTTCATCGAGATGAAGGAGATCGGCCACTTCCCGATGAGCGAAAACCACACTGTCTTCCGTGGATACCTCATCCGGGCACTCGAAACCCTCCAGGACAAGGCACGCAAGTCCATCACCACCAGCTAG
- a CDS encoding NAD-dependent succinate-semialdehyde dehydrogenase, with product MTHTLPAGVPTQLWVGGELVDSSTGTTFPVEDPATGAVIAHVADAAPEDGRRALEHATAVQGDWARTPSRRRAEILRTAFELIHQRADDLARTITLEMGKPLHEAYAEIEYGASFLHWFAEEANRISGRVSPSPSGTGTIVVTREPVGPVLAITPWNFPLAMATRKIGPALAAGCSIIVKPAAETPLAMLLVGQIFADAGLPEGVLSILPTSDAAALTAPLIDSADLRKITFTGSTGVGKLLVRQSADRLLRMSMELGGNAPFLVFDDADVDAAVDGAMAAKFRNGGQACTAANRFHVARSVAEEFSEKFTARIGALRTGHGLDAGTDIGPLITAKQCATVDALVEDAVAKGARIRIGGGRPDGPGTFYSPTVLDGVSPDARLLREEIFGPVAAITTFDTEDEAIAAANNTEYGLAAYFYTQNLDRASRVANALETGMVGINRGIIADAAAPFGGVKESGFGREGSVEGIDEYLATKYIAH from the coding sequence ATGACCCACACTCTCCCCGCGGGCGTCCCCACCCAACTCTGGGTCGGTGGAGAACTCGTCGATTCGTCTACCGGCACCACTTTCCCCGTAGAGGACCCCGCGACCGGTGCCGTGATTGCGCATGTCGCCGATGCCGCGCCCGAGGATGGACGCCGAGCTCTCGAACACGCCACTGCTGTGCAGGGGGACTGGGCGCGGACTCCCTCGCGTCGACGTGCCGAAATACTGCGCACCGCATTCGAACTCATCCACCAGCGGGCAGACGACCTCGCGCGCACCATCACTCTCGAGATGGGTAAACCGCTCCACGAGGCGTATGCGGAGATCGAATACGGCGCATCATTCCTGCACTGGTTTGCCGAGGAAGCGAACCGAATCAGCGGGCGAGTCTCGCCGTCCCCCTCGGGAACCGGCACCATCGTCGTCACCAGAGAACCGGTCGGGCCGGTACTGGCCATCACCCCCTGGAACTTTCCGTTGGCCATGGCCACGCGCAAGATCGGTCCAGCACTGGCGGCCGGATGTTCGATCATCGTCAAACCAGCGGCCGAAACGCCTTTGGCGATGCTGCTCGTCGGTCAGATTTTCGCCGATGCGGGTCTGCCCGAGGGTGTGCTGTCGATTCTGCCGACCTCCGATGCTGCAGCGCTGACCGCACCACTGATCGACAGTGCTGATCTGCGCAAGATCACGTTCACCGGATCCACCGGTGTCGGCAAGCTGCTGGTTCGTCAATCGGCGGATCGGCTCCTGCGGATGTCGATGGAACTCGGAGGCAATGCCCCCTTCCTCGTGTTCGATGACGCTGATGTCGATGCAGCGGTCGACGGCGCGATGGCTGCAAAATTCCGCAACGGCGGCCAAGCATGTACAGCAGCCAACCGATTCCACGTCGCACGTAGCGTCGCAGAAGAGTTCAGCGAGAAGTTCACCGCACGCATCGGTGCCTTGCGCACCGGACACGGTCTCGACGCAGGAACCGATATCGGACCGCTGATCACCGCGAAGCAGTGCGCCACCGTCGATGCTCTGGTCGAAGACGCCGTCGCGAAGGGTGCACGTATCCGCATCGGCGGTGGCCGTCCTGACGGGCCGGGAACGTTCTATTCCCCGACCGTTCTCGATGGCGTGAGTCCCGACGCGCGGCTGCTGCGTGAGGAGATTTTCGGCCCGGTAGCCGCGATCACCACCTTCGATACGGAGGACGAAGCGATCGCGGCGGCGAACAACACCGAATACGGCCTCGCTGCGTACTTCTACACCCAGAATCTCGACCGAGCGTCCCGAGTCGCCAACGCACTCGAGACCGGCATGGTCGGAATCAACCGAGGCATCATCGCCGACGCGGCCGCACCCTTCGGAGGGGTGAAGGAGTCCGGCTTCGGCCGCGAAGGATCGGTCGAAGGTATCGACGAGTATCTCGCCACCAAGTACATCGCACACTGA
- a CDS encoding MHYT domain-containing protein, whose amino-acid sequence MSHEMHHFDLGLWVLFLAYGTSIAGSFVGLSCARRAATTPLGPTRWRWLVMAALSIGGVGIWMTHFIAMMGFAVPGTIIRYDPMLTILSAVIAIGATLFGLWLVDLRALAGRPILDRSALLIGGAVMGVAVSLMHYCGMAAIRIRGELSHDPVLVAASVAIGIGASIAALWLVRTAFIRATRLLGALVMGCAVAALHYTGMAGVHASLDPTATMPEGATLLDLMLPAYIFGTIILAAPLVALVLARQSADTEVDEAIATWSAEINDAVPYPGGRGQEATAELDTGRDVPRRPADPLRKGDVQVVPHERVR is encoded by the coding sequence ATGTCACACGAAATGCACCATTTCGATCTGGGACTGTGGGTGCTCTTTCTCGCCTACGGCACCTCGATCGCCGGGTCCTTCGTCGGCCTGTCCTGCGCTCGCCGAGCCGCTACCACCCCCCTCGGTCCGACGCGCTGGCGCTGGTTGGTGATGGCAGCCCTGTCCATCGGCGGTGTCGGGATCTGGATGACCCACTTCATCGCCATGATGGGCTTCGCGGTGCCCGGCACCATCATCCGCTACGACCCGATGCTGACGATCCTCTCGGCGGTCATCGCTATCGGCGCGACCCTGTTCGGGCTGTGGCTGGTCGATCTACGGGCCTTGGCCGGGCGTCCGATCCTGGACAGGTCGGCGTTACTGATCGGCGGCGCCGTGATGGGCGTCGCGGTGAGCCTGATGCACTACTGCGGCATGGCCGCTATCCGCATTCGCGGCGAACTGTCCCACGACCCGGTACTCGTCGCCGCCTCGGTGGCTATCGGGATCGGGGCGTCCATCGCCGCGTTGTGGTTGGTACGAACGGCATTCATTCGAGCCACCCGTCTGCTCGGCGCGCTGGTGATGGGTTGTGCAGTGGCGGCATTGCACTACACCGGCATGGCTGGAGTTCACGCGTCCTTGGACCCGACGGCCACCATGCCGGAGGGCGCGACGCTCCTCGATTTGATGCTTCCGGCATACATTTTCGGCACGATCATACTGGCCGCGCCGCTCGTCGCATTGGTGCTCGCTCGCCAGAGTGCCGACACCGAGGTCGACGAAGCGATCGCCACGTGGAGCGCGGAGATCAATGATGCTGTCCCCTACCCCGGTGGCCGGGGGCAGGAGGCCACAGCTGAACTCGACACTGGTCGGGACGTTCCGCGTCGACCTGCCGATCCCCTTCGCAAGGGTGATGTGCAGGTAGTGCCACACGAACGAGTGCGGTAA